Proteins from a single region of Tistrella mobilis:
- a CDS encoding SDR family NAD(P)-dependent oxidoreductase, translating to MNRNRDFEGRRILITGGASGIGLATARMIADRGGRAAVLDRDRAALDRLDITGVTGHLADVAETPDVEAAVAAAAAEMGGIDGVVCAAGIDHQEPLDRITDAAWARSIGVNLTSPMLVMRAALPHLAAAGAASAVFISSAAGLVPLKGRASYCAAKAGVVMLAKSLAMELADQGVRVNAICPGAIDTPLFRTSWEPTPDPEATLAAIRRRYALERIGTPDEIAAAVLWLLGPEAGYVTGVALAVDGGRSFH from the coding sequence ATGAACCGCAACCGGGATTTCGAAGGCCGGCGGATTCTGATCACCGGCGGGGCCAGCGGCATCGGCCTCGCCACCGCCCGGATGATCGCAGATCGCGGCGGCCGCGCCGCCGTGCTCGATCGCGACCGGGCGGCGCTCGACCGGCTCGACATCACCGGCGTCACCGGCCACCTGGCCGATGTGGCCGAAACCCCCGATGTCGAGGCGGCCGTGGCCGCGGCGGCGGCAGAGATGGGCGGCATCGACGGCGTGGTCTGTGCCGCCGGCATCGACCATCAGGAACCGCTGGACCGGATTACCGATGCCGCCTGGGCGCGCAGCATCGGCGTCAACCTGACATCGCCCATGCTGGTGATGCGCGCGGCCCTGCCGCATCTGGCGGCCGCGGGGGCTGCCTCGGCGGTGTTCATCTCCTCGGCCGCCGGGCTCGTGCCGCTCAAGGGCCGGGCCAGCTATTGCGCCGCCAAGGCCGGTGTCGTGATGCTCGCCAAATCGCTGGCCATGGAGCTGGCGGATCAGGGCGTGCGGGTGAACGCCATCTGCCCCGGCGCCATCGACACGCCGCTCTTCCGCACCTCGTGGGAGCCGACGCCCGACCCGGAAGCGACGCTGGCCGCGATCCGCCGCCGCTATGCGCTGGAACGGATCGGCACGCCCGACGAAATCGCCGCGGCCGTGCTCTGGCTGCTCGGCCCCGAGGCCGGCTATGTCACCGGCGTGGCGCTCGCCGTCGATGGCGGGCGCAGTTTCCACTGA
- a CDS encoding SDR family NAD(P)-dependent oxidoreductase → MARFSGRVVIVTGAANGIGAATVRRFLGEGARVVGVDLDDVGLAAVFDGAGTDGMAVAGDCTDPAVLGRAYMQAVDRFGPIDVLFNNVGQSARERAGPFHASEEGTWRFVMEISLMTTLRMTRLVLPEMRSRGTGRIINMSSDGAFAGDAGIVDYAAAKMGVIGFTRALARENAGLGITVNAVAPGAIATRAHDRLTPDVVDRIKAQTPAGFVGVPEDVAGVVAFLASDDARYVTGQTLLIDGGRWMI, encoded by the coding sequence ATGGCACGGTTTTCGGGCAGAGTGGTGATCGTCACCGGTGCCGCGAACGGCATCGGGGCCGCAACGGTCCGGCGCTTCCTGGGCGAGGGGGCGCGCGTGGTCGGGGTCGATCTGGATGATGTCGGGCTGGCCGCGGTCTTCGATGGCGCCGGCACTGACGGGATGGCGGTTGCCGGCGACTGCACCGACCCCGCCGTGCTCGGCCGCGCCTATATGCAGGCGGTCGACCGCTTCGGCCCGATCGACGTGCTGTTCAACAATGTCGGCCAGAGCGCCCGCGAGCGTGCCGGCCCCTTCCATGCCTCGGAAGAGGGCACCTGGCGCTTCGTGATGGAAATCAGCCTGATGACCACGCTCCGCATGACCCGGCTGGTGTTGCCGGAAATGCGCAGCCGCGGCACTGGCCGGATCATCAACATGTCGAGCGACGGCGCCTTCGCCGGCGATGCCGGCATCGTCGACTATGCCGCCGCCAAGATGGGCGTGATCGGCTTCACCCGCGCCCTGGCGCGCGAGAATGCCGGCCTCGGCATCACCGTCAATGCCGTCGCCCCCGGCGCCATCGCCACCCGCGCCCACGACCGGCTGACGCCCGATGTGGTGGACCGGATCAAGGCCCAGACCCCGGCAGGCTTCGTGGGCGTGCCCGAAGACGTCGCCGGCGTGGTCGCCTTCCTCGCCAGCGACGATGCCCGCTACGTCACCGGCCAGACCCTGCTGATCGATGGCGGCCGCTGGATGATCTGA
- a CDS encoding amidase produces the protein MTTDITGLSARDLARLIRRREVSAVEATEAVLARIEDRADLNAFITVCADEARAEARAADDRVRAAEDPDTLPPLLGVPYSVKDLTLTRGVRTTMGSAIFRDFVPAEDAVAVARARAAGAVLVGKTTTPEFGHKQAADAPIFGRTLNPIDPKVTCGASSAGAAVAVAAGMGPIALGTDGGGSIRIPAACCGIVGLKATLGRIPHLQLPDLIAANSFVGPMARDVADTVLLFDAIQGFDTRDPWGQGALPPERRATTLDGLRVAYLRSCGTRVDPRVLTATDAAIARMIEAGARVHEIEIDFAAEERHFLVILQSGLAARVGPELARFRDQLDPSLVMTIEKGLTHSAVDLSAAAAARTALFGRLQAELARADVIISPTLTAPPLPVDQDPNGIVTIAGEPAGTIRGAWYPYTFPLNLTGHPALSMPCGTTPDDGLPLALQIIGRWHDDRYILDIAGLVESALG, from the coding sequence ATGACCACCGACATCACCGGCCTCTCCGCCCGCGATCTTGCCCGTCTGATCCGCCGCCGCGAGGTCTCGGCGGTGGAGGCGACCGAGGCGGTGCTCGCCCGGATCGAAGACCGTGCGGACCTCAACGCCTTCATCACCGTCTGCGCCGACGAGGCCCGCGCCGAGGCCCGCGCCGCCGATGATCGCGTGCGGGCGGCCGAAGATCCCGACACCCTGCCGCCGCTGCTGGGCGTGCCCTATTCGGTCAAGGATCTGACGCTGACCCGGGGGGTGCGCACCACCATGGGTTCGGCCATCTTCCGCGATTTCGTGCCCGCCGAAGACGCCGTCGCCGTCGCCCGCGCCCGCGCCGCCGGCGCGGTGCTGGTCGGCAAGACCACCACCCCCGAATTCGGCCACAAACAGGCCGCCGACGCGCCGATCTTCGGCCGCACCCTGAACCCGATCGACCCGAAGGTCACCTGCGGCGCCTCCAGCGCCGGCGCCGCGGTCGCGGTCGCGGCCGGCATGGGGCCGATCGCGCTCGGCACCGATGGCGGCGGCTCGATCCGCATCCCGGCCGCCTGCTGCGGCATCGTCGGCCTGAAGGCCACCCTCGGCCGCATCCCGCATCTGCAACTGCCCGACCTGATCGCCGCCAATTCCTTCGTCGGCCCCATGGCGCGCGACGTCGCCGACACCGTTTTGCTGTTCGATGCCATCCAGGGCTTCGATACCCGCGACCCCTGGGGCCAGGGTGCCCTGCCGCCCGAACGCCGCGCCACCACGCTCGATGGCCTGCGGGTCGCCTATCTGCGCAGCTGCGGCACCCGGGTCGATCCGCGCGTGCTCACCGCCACCGACGCCGCCATCGCCCGCATGATCGAGGCCGGCGCCCGCGTCCACGAGATCGAGATCGATTTCGCCGCGGAAGAGCGCCACTTCCTGGTCATCCTGCAATCCGGCCTCGCCGCCCGCGTCGGCCCTGAGCTCGCCCGCTTCCGCGACCAGCTTGACCCCTCGCTGGTGATGACCATCGAGAAAGGCCTCACCCACTCGGCCGTCGACCTCTCCGCCGCCGCCGCCGCCCGCACCGCGCTCTTCGGTCGCCTCCAGGCCGAACTCGCCCGCGCCGACGTCATCATCTCCCCCACCCTGACGGCACCGCCGCTGCCGGTCGACCAGGACCCCAACGGCATCGTCACCATCGCCGGCGAACCCGCCGGCACCATCCGCGGCGCCTGGTACCCCTACACCTTCCCCCTCAACCTCACCGGCCACCCGGCCCTCTCCATGCCCTGCGGCACCACCCCCGATGACGGCCTGCCCCTCGCGCTCCAGATCATCGGCCGCTGGCACGACGACCGCTACATCCTGGACATCGCCGGACTGGTAGAGTCGGCGCTCGGCTGA
- a CDS encoding helix-turn-helix domain-containing protein: protein MHPLERVARNLRRLRVLRGLSQEALAVDAGVDRSYVSRLERNLENPTVAVLDRLAGALGCDVQAFLEIPEEFDVSELPKGRKKK, encoded by the coding sequence ATGCATCCGCTCGAACGCGTCGCCCGAAACCTCCGCCGCCTGCGCGTCCTCCGGGGCCTCTCGCAAGAGGCTCTGGCGGTGGATGCAGGTGTTGATCGCAGTTATGTGAGCAGGTTGGAGCGCAACCTTGAGAACCCTACTGTAGCGGTGCTCGATCGGTTGGCGGGGGCGTTGGGATGTGATGTCCAAGCCTTCCTTGAAATCCCAGAGGAATTTGATGTGAGTGAGCTTCCGAAGGGAAGAAAAAAGAAATAA
- a CDS encoding lysophospholipid acyltransferase family protein, producing the protein MTFRRRLESLSGRLAFGLARLLGLERASAFGGWLARSIGPRIKVSRIARRNLARAFPELGPDEIERILRAMWDNLGRTAFEIAHLDRFDCTGGDPARVEVIGHEHALAARDDGRPGIFVSGHYGNWELASLAATQSGIALTQVYRQANDTEIEKLIQHSRRRAGGATDFLPKGAKAAREIMKRLKAGGHLAMLIDQKLNTGTPLPFFGRDAMTTTAHGEFAVRFNAPLITAHVERLGGPRFRITIDPPIDPTPEPGETPDQAAERLTRLVNARLEGWIRERPDLWFWVHKRWPD; encoded by the coding sequence ATGACCTTCCGTCGGCGGCTGGAGAGCCTGTCAGGCCGCCTGGCCTTCGGCCTCGCCCGGCTGCTCGGCCTGGAACGCGCCTCGGCCTTCGGCGGCTGGCTGGCGCGCAGCATCGGCCCGCGGATCAAGGTCAGCCGGATCGCCCGCCGCAACCTCGCCCGTGCCTTTCCCGAGCTCGGCCCCGACGAGATCGAGCGCATCCTCCGCGCCATGTGGGACAATCTCGGCCGCACCGCCTTCGAGATCGCCCATCTCGACCGTTTCGACTGCACCGGCGGCGACCCCGCCCGGGTGGAGGTGATCGGCCACGAACACGCGCTGGCCGCCCGCGACGACGGCCGGCCGGGCATCTTCGTCTCGGGCCATTACGGCAATTGGGAACTGGCCTCGCTTGCCGCCACCCAGTCGGGCATCGCCCTCACCCAGGTCTATCGCCAGGCCAACGACACCGAAATCGAAAAGCTGATCCAGCATTCCCGCCGCCGCGCCGGCGGCGCCACCGATTTCCTGCCCAAGGGCGCCAAAGCCGCCCGCGAGATCATGAAACGCCTGAAGGCCGGCGGTCATCTGGCGATGCTGATCGACCAGAAACTCAACACCGGCACGCCGCTGCCCTTCTTCGGCCGCGACGCGATGACCACCACGGCCCATGGCGAATTCGCGGTGCGCTTCAACGCCCCCCTGATCACCGCCCATGTCGAACGCCTGGGCGGCCCCCGCTTCCGCATCACCATCGACCCGCCGATCGACCCGACCCCGGAACCCGGCGAAACCCCGGACCAGGCCGCGGAACGCCTGACACGGCTGGTCAATGCCCGCCTGGAAGGCTGGATCCGCGAACGGCCGGATCTGTGGTTCTGGGTGCATAAGCGGTGGCCGGATTGA
- the lpxK gene encoding tetraacyldisaccharide 4'-kinase: MKAPEFWGRQAKPVERPLLWALAPLSLVFRAAGALRRLLARPARAGVPVLCVGNLTAGGAGKTPTALAIAARLRERGRRPHVVLRGYGGSVKGPVLVDPIAHRAEQVGDEALLIARRLPTWVARDRAAGARAAAAAGADVVILDDGFQNPSIEKDLSLIVVDGGYGFGNGRVIPAGPMREPLARGLARADGVVVVGEDTIDVAAALPFERPVLRAVTVPGPETRRLRNRKVVAFAGIGRPEKFFDTLRTIGCRIAGSWSFPDHHPYDPDEIARLVEVAHRMDAVLVTTEKDLVRLPPEARDLVDHLTISLEWLDADPLDRLLDRIDPRRPEPATPAGLSRLIDGRAGHEDGTGHEDGTGRRR, from the coding sequence GTGAAGGCACCGGAATTCTGGGGACGTCAGGCGAAACCGGTGGAGCGCCCGCTGCTCTGGGCGCTGGCACCGCTGTCGCTCGTCTTCCGGGCGGCGGGCGCGCTGCGCCGGCTGCTGGCCCGGCCGGCCCGTGCCGGCGTGCCGGTGCTCTGTGTCGGCAATCTGACCGCCGGCGGCGCCGGCAAGACCCCGACCGCACTTGCCATCGCCGCCCGGCTGCGTGAACGCGGCCGCAGGCCCCATGTGGTGCTGCGCGGCTATGGCGGCAGTGTGAAGGGCCCCGTGCTGGTCGACCCCATCGCCCATCGCGCCGAGCAGGTGGGCGACGAGGCGCTGCTGATCGCCCGCCGCCTGCCGACCTGGGTTGCCCGCGACCGGGCGGCGGGCGCACGCGCCGCGGCCGCGGCCGGGGCCGATGTCGTGATCCTGGATGACGGCTTCCAGAACCCGTCGATCGAGAAAGACCTGTCGCTGATCGTGGTGGACGGCGGCTATGGTTTCGGTAATGGCCGGGTGATCCCGGCCGGGCCGATGCGCGAACCGCTGGCCCGGGGCCTGGCCCGCGCCGACGGCGTGGTGGTGGTGGGCGAGGACACGATCGACGTCGCCGCGGCCCTGCCCTTCGAACGCCCGGTGCTGCGCGCCGTGACCGTGCCGGGCCCTGAAACCCGGCGGCTGCGCAACCGCAAGGTCGTGGCCTTCGCCGGCATCGGCCGGCCCGAGAAATTCTTCGACACGCTGCGCACCATCGGCTGCCGCATCGCCGGCAGCTGGTCCTTCCCCGACCATCACCCCTATGATCCGGACGAGATCGCCCGGCTGGTGGAGGTGGCCCATCGCATGGATGCGGTGCTGGTGACGACCGAGAAGGATCTGGTCCGCCTGCCGCCCGAGGCGCGCGACCTGGTCGACCACCTGACCATCAGCCTGGAATGGCTGGATGCCGACCCGCTGGACCGGCTGCTGGACCGCATCGACCCGCGCCGGCCGGAACCCGCCACGCCGGCCGGGCTGTCGCGGCTGATCGACGGCCGGGCCGGGCATGAGGACGGCACCGGACACGAGGACGGCACCGGGCGCCGCAGATGA